Proteins encoded within one genomic window of Bradyrhizobium sp. AZCC 1719:
- a CDS encoding MarR family winged helix-turn-helix transcriptional regulator: protein MARKHAADLPLKLDNQLCFAVYSTAHAFNRVYKPLLDRLGLTYPQYLVMLVLWERDGVPVKDIGERLHLDSGTLTPLLKRLETAALIKRTRSTEDERQVLIALTPKGEALREKARAVPQAILAASACSVGELVAMKNEIVALRDRLNAVVGE from the coding sequence ATGGCCAGAAAACATGCGGCTGACCTGCCGCTGAAGCTCGATAATCAGCTCTGCTTTGCGGTGTATTCCACCGCGCACGCGTTCAACCGCGTCTACAAGCCGCTGCTCGACCGGCTCGGCCTGACGTACCCGCAATACCTGGTCATGCTGGTGCTGTGGGAGCGCGACGGCGTACCGGTGAAAGACATCGGCGAGCGGCTGCACCTGGACTCCGGCACGCTCACGCCGCTGCTCAAGCGGCTGGAGACGGCCGCACTGATCAAGCGGACACGCAGCACCGAGGACGAGCGGCAGGTGCTGATCGCATTAACCCCAAAGGGCGAAGCACTGCGGGAGAAAGCGCGGGCTGTGCCGCAGGCGATCCTGGCGGCGTCGGCCTGCTCGGTCGGCGAACTCGTGGCGATGAAGAACGAGATCGTCGCGCTGCGCGACCGGTTGAATGCGGTGGTGGGGGAGTGA
- a CDS encoding phosphoribosylanthranilate isomerase — protein sequence MSLLVKICGLSTRETLEVALEAGADMVGFVFFSPSPRHLSLETARELGRQAKGRAAKVALTVDADDATLENIAETLQPDLLQLHGKETIARVRDIKQKFGLPVMKVIAVETAADLAALPGYASAADRILFDARAPKGATRPGGLGTVFDWHVLEKLDLQLPFMVSGGLSADNVADAVRVTRAGGVDVSSGVESAPGVKDPELIRHFIRAARATEELMVR from the coding sequence ATGTCCCTGCTCGTCAAAATTTGCGGCCTGTCCACGCGCGAGACGCTTGAGGTAGCGCTTGAGGCGGGTGCCGACATGGTGGGATTCGTGTTCTTCTCCCCGTCGCCGCGCCATCTCAGCCTCGAGACGGCGCGCGAACTCGGCCGGCAGGCCAAGGGCCGCGCGGCCAAGGTGGCATTGACCGTAGATGCCGACGATGCGACGCTCGAAAATATCGCCGAGACGCTGCAGCCGGACCTGCTGCAACTGCACGGCAAGGAAACCATCGCGCGGGTGCGCGACATCAAACAAAAATTCGGCTTGCCGGTCATGAAGGTGATCGCCGTTGAAACCGCGGCCGATCTCGCCGCGCTCCCGGGCTATGCGAGCGCTGCCGACCGCATCCTGTTCGATGCTCGCGCTCCCAAGGGCGCCACCCGTCCTGGCGGGTTGGGGACCGTGTTCGACTGGCACGTTTTGGAAAAGCTCGATCTCCAATTGCCCTTCATGGTCTCCGGCGGGCTCAGCGCCGACAATGTCGCGGACGCGGTTCGCGTTACCCGCGCCGGCGGCGTCGACGTATCCTCGGGCGTGGAAAGTGCGCCCGGTGTCAAGGATCCCGAGCTGATCCGCCATTTCATTCGCGCCGCGCGCGCCACCGAAGAATTGATGGTCCGATGA
- a CDS encoding TIGR02300 family protein, translating into MAKSDLGTKRICPTTGKKFYDLNKSPVISPYTGEVVPIAPVAPPRAARGDAARAAAAASATAAADMPEAAEAEELVSLEEADAEENTGKVKAVVPESEDDIEIDETIEDDDDDDSTFIPDEEEGDEDVTDIIGDVGGDEET; encoded by the coding sequence GTGGCCAAATCCGATCTCGGAACCAAGCGTATTTGCCCGACGACGGGTAAAAAGTTCTATGACCTGAACAAGAGCCCGGTGATTTCGCCCTACACCGGCGAGGTCGTCCCGATTGCCCCGGTCGCGCCGCCGCGAGCCGCCCGTGGCGATGCCGCGCGCGCTGCAGCCGCCGCGTCGGCTACCGCTGCCGCCGATATGCCGGAGGCCGCCGAGGCCGAAGAATTGGTCTCGCTCGAGGAGGCCGATGCCGAGGAGAACACCGGCAAGGTCAAGGCCGTGGTTCCCGAATCGGAAGACGATATCGAGATCGACGAGACCATCGAGGACGATGACGACGACGATTCTACCTTCATTCCCGACGAGGAAGAGGGCGATGAGGACGTTACCGACATCATCGGCGACGTTGGAGGTGACGAAGAGACTTGA
- the rpsA gene encoding 30S ribosomal protein S1, with protein MASTTAASYNPTRDDFAAMLDESFAGGNLQESSVIKGKVVAIEKDMAVIDVGLKTEGRVALREFAGPGRESDLKVGDEVEVFLDRIENALGEAVLSRDKARREESWGKLEKAFNNNEKVHGVIFNQVKGGFTVDLDGAVAFLPRSQVDIRPIRDVAPLMNNSQPFQILKMDRRRGNIVVSRRTVLEETRAEQRQELVQNLEEGQVIDGVVKNITDYGAFVDLGGIDGLLHVTDIAWRRVNHPTEVLTIGQTVKVKIIKINHETHRISLGMKQLLDDPWQGIEAKYPLNARFTGRVTNITDYGAFVELEPGIEGLIHVSEMSWTKKNMHPGKIVSTSQEVEVQVLEVDSVKRRISLGLKQTMRNPWEVFVEKFPVGSVVEGEVKNKTEFGLFLGLDGDVDGMVHLSDLDWKLPGEQVIDNFKKGDMVKAVVLDVDVEKERISLGVKQLEGDPFAEPGDVKKGAVVTCEVLEVKEAGIEVKISGTDFTTFIKRSELARDRNDQRAERFAVGEKVDARVIQFDKKARKVQVSIKALEVAEEKEAIAQYGSSDSGATLGDILGTALKNREK; from the coding sequence ATGGCTTCGACTACTGCTGCTTCTTATAATCCGACCCGCGACGATTTCGCTGCGATGCTGGACGAGTCCTTTGCCGGCGGCAATCTGCAGGAAAGCTCCGTCATCAAGGGCAAGGTGGTTGCAATTGAAAAGGATATGGCCGTCATCGACGTCGGCCTGAAGACCGAGGGCCGCGTGGCGCTGCGCGAATTCGCCGGCCCCGGCCGCGAAAGCGATCTCAAGGTCGGCGACGAGGTCGAGGTGTTCCTCGACCGGATCGAGAATGCGCTCGGCGAAGCCGTGCTGTCGCGCGACAAGGCGCGCCGCGAGGAAAGCTGGGGCAAGCTCGAGAAGGCCTTCAACAACAACGAGAAGGTTCACGGCGTCATCTTCAACCAGGTCAAGGGCGGCTTCACGGTCGACCTCGACGGCGCTGTCGCCTTCCTGCCGCGCTCGCAGGTCGATATCCGCCCGATCCGCGACGTCGCTCCCTTGATGAACAACTCGCAGCCGTTCCAGATCCTCAAGATGGATCGTCGCCGCGGCAACATCGTGGTGTCGCGCCGCACGGTTCTCGAAGAGACCCGCGCCGAGCAGCGCCAGGAGCTGGTGCAGAACCTCGAAGAAGGTCAGGTGATCGACGGCGTGGTCAAGAACATCACCGATTACGGTGCATTCGTTGATCTCGGCGGCATCGACGGCCTGCTCCACGTCACCGATATCGCCTGGCGCCGGGTCAATCACCCGACGGAAGTGCTGACCATCGGCCAGACCGTGAAGGTCAAGATCATCAAGATCAACCACGAGACCCACCGCATTTCGCTCGGCATGAAGCAGTTGCTGGACGACCCGTGGCAGGGCATCGAGGCGAAGTACCCGCTGAACGCGCGCTTCACCGGCCGCGTCACCAACATCACCGACTACGGCGCGTTCGTCGAACTGGAGCCGGGCATCGAAGGCCTGATTCACGTCTCGGAAATGTCGTGGACCAAAAAGAACATGCACCCCGGCAAGATCGTTTCGACCTCGCAGGAAGTCGAAGTGCAGGTGCTCGAAGTCGATTCCGTCAAGCGCCGCATTTCGCTCGGCCTCAAGCAGACCATGCGCAATCCCTGGGAAGTCTTCGTCGAGAAGTTCCCGGTCGGTTCGGTGGTCGAGGGCGAGGTCAAGAACAAGACCGAGTTCGGTTTGTTCCTCGGCCTCGACGGCGACGTCGACGGCATGGTCCATCTGTCCGACTTGGACTGGAAGCTGCCCGGCGAGCAGGTCATCGACAACTTCAAGAAGGGCGACATGGTCAAGGCCGTGGTGCTCGACGTCGATGTCGAGAAGGAACGCATCTCGCTTGGCGTCAAGCAGCTCGAAGGCGACCCCTTCGCAGAACCCGGCGACGTCAAGAAGGGCGCGGTCGTGACCTGCGAAGTGCTGGAAGTGAAGGAGGCCGGCATCGAGGTGAAGATCTCGGGCACCGACTTCACCACCTTCATCAAGCGCTCCGAACTGGCCCGTGACCGCAACGATCAGCGCGCCGAACGCTTCGCCGTCGGCGAGAAGGTCGATGCCCGCGTGATCCAGTTCGACAAGAAGGCCCGCAAGGTGCAGGTCTCGATCAAGGCGCTGGAAGTTGCCGAAGAAAAGGAAGCCATCGCGCAATACGGCTCCTCCGATTCGGGCGCGACGCTGGGCGACATTCTCGGCACAGCGCTCAAGAACCGCGAGAAGTAA
- the cmk gene encoding (d)CMP kinase, translating to MIIAIDGPAASGKGTLGKRLAHHYGYRHLDTGVIYRAVAKALLDEGFDLTDEARAVAVAMELDPEKFGHPELKTQRIGDAASVVSAIPSVREALVNFQRQFAADPPGAVLDGRDIGTVICPNADVKIFVVADPQVRARRRTLEARARGEEADEALVLADILKRDERDRNRAAAPLKAADDAHILDNSNLDIEAGVRAAIAIVEAVRAQRK from the coding sequence ATGATCATCGCCATCGACGGGCCGGCGGCATCCGGCAAGGGTACGCTCGGCAAACGCCTCGCCCATCATTACGGCTATCGCCACCTCGACACCGGCGTGATCTATCGCGCGGTGGCGAAGGCGTTGCTGGACGAGGGTTTCGATCTGACGGACGAGGCGCGGGCCGTCGCCGTCGCGATGGAGCTTGATCCCGAGAAGTTCGGGCATCCCGAGCTCAAGACACAACGGATCGGCGATGCCGCCTCGGTGGTGTCGGCGATCCCCAGCGTGCGCGAGGCGCTGGTCAATTTTCAGCGCCAGTTCGCGGCCGATCCGCCGGGCGCCGTGCTCGACGGGCGCGACATTGGAACCGTGATCTGCCCGAACGCCGACGTGAAGATTTTCGTAGTCGCCGATCCGCAGGTGCGGGCCCGCCGCCGGACGCTCGAAGCCCGCGCGCGGGGCGAGGAGGCCGATGAGGCGCTGGTGCTGGCCGATATCCTCAAGCGCGACGAGCGCGACCGCAATCGCGCCGCCGCCCCGCTCAAAGCGGCCGACGACGCCCACATCCTGGATAATTCCAATCTCGACATCGAGGCCGGCGTTCGCGCCGCAATTGCCATCGTCGAGGCCGTCCGCGCCCAGCGGAAATAG
- the aroA gene encoding 3-phosphoshikimate 1-carboxyvinyltransferase, protein MTHSTIQTPLESRASGPLAGKVRVPGDKSISHRALILGALSVGETRISGLLEGEDVLNTAKSMQALGARVERTGPFAWQVRGVGVAGFAQPTSPLDFGNSGTGCRLVMGAVAGCPITAVFDGDASLRSRPMRRILDPLELMGAKAGETREGGRLPLTLHGARDPVPILYRTPVASAQIKSAVLLAGLAAPGVTTVIEQEASRDHTELMLKHFGADIVSVREGSHGRKIALTGQPELHGAEVVVPADPSSAAFPIVAALIVAGSDVTFSDVMTNPLRTGLLTTLREMGAAIEESEVRGDAGEPMARLRVRASKLRGIEVPPERAPSMIDEYLVLAVAASFAEGTTIMRGLQELRVKESDRLEATAAMLRVNGVRVEIAGDDLIVEGRGHVPGGGLVATHMDHRIAMSALVMGLAADKPVKVDDTAFIATSFPDFIPMMRSLGAEFS, encoded by the coding sequence TTGACCCATTCAACCATCCAGACCCCGCTGGAATCCCGCGCCAGCGGTCCCTTGGCCGGGAAAGTCCGCGTTCCCGGCGACAAGTCGATTTCACACCGCGCGCTCATCCTGGGGGCGCTTTCGGTCGGCGAAACCAGGATCTCCGGCCTGCTGGAGGGCGAGGACGTCCTCAACACCGCCAAATCGATGCAGGCGCTGGGCGCTCGGGTCGAGCGAACCGGACCGTTTGCCTGGCAGGTCAGGGGCGTGGGCGTGGCAGGCTTCGCCCAGCCGACCTCCCCGCTCGATTTCGGCAATTCCGGCACCGGGTGCCGGCTGGTGATGGGGGCTGTGGCCGGCTGCCCGATCACGGCCGTGTTCGACGGCGACGCCTCGCTGCGCTCCCGCCCGATGCGCCGGATCCTCGATCCCCTGGAACTGATGGGGGCCAAGGCCGGGGAGACCAGGGAAGGCGGCCGCCTGCCGCTGACGCTGCATGGCGCCCGCGATCCCGTGCCGATCCTGTATCGCACGCCGGTGGCCTCGGCTCAGATCAAGTCGGCGGTGCTGCTGGCGGGACTTGCCGCGCCTGGCGTCACGACCGTCATCGAGCAGGAAGCCAGCCGCGATCATACCGAGCTGATGCTGAAACATTTCGGCGCAGATATCGTCTCAGTCAGGGAAGGCAGCCACGGCCGCAAGATCGCGCTCACCGGCCAGCCCGAACTGCACGGCGCCGAGGTCGTGGTGCCTGCCGATCCGTCTTCGGCGGCATTTCCGATCGTGGCGGCGCTGATCGTCGCGGGCTCCGACGTGACCTTCTCCGACGTCATGACCAACCCGTTGCGCACCGGCCTGCTCACGACGCTGCGCGAGATGGGCGCCGCCATCGAGGAAAGCGAGGTTCGCGGCGACGCCGGCGAGCCGATGGCCCGCTTGCGTGTGCGCGCTTCAAAACTGCGCGGCATCGAGGTGCCGCCGGAACGCGCGCCCTCGATGATCGACGAATATCTGGTGCTCGCGGTCGCAGCCTCCTTTGCCGAAGGTACCACCATCATGCGCGGCCTGCAGGAACTGCGCGTCAAGGAGTCCGACCGGCTGGAGGCGACCGCCGCCATGCTGCGCGTCAACGGCGTCAGGGTCGAGATCGCGGGCGATGATTTGATCGTCGAGGGCCGCGGCCACGTGCCCGGCGGCGGTCTCGTCGCCACCCACATGGACCACCGTATTGCGATGTCGGCGCTGGTGATGGGGCTTGCGGCCGACAAGCCGGTCAAGGTCGACGATACCGCCTTCATCGCCACCAGCTTTCCGGATTTCATCCCGATGATGCGCTCGCTGGGAGCTGAGTTTTCATGA
- a CDS encoding integration host factor subunit beta, producing the protein MIKSELVQRIAEHNPHLYQRDVENIVNAILDEIVAALARGDRVELRGFGAFSVKHRPARAGRNPRTGAHVPVDQKSVPFFKTGKEMRERLNRDNGSPEAGA; encoded by the coding sequence ATGATCAAATCCGAACTTGTTCAGCGCATCGCCGAGCACAACCCGCACCTCTATCAGCGGGATGTGGAGAACATTGTGAACGCGATCCTCGATGAGATCGTTGCTGCCTTGGCGCGCGGCGACCGTGTCGAGTTGCGCGGCTTCGGCGCTTTTTCGGTCAAGCATCGCCCGGCGCGAGCAGGGCGCAATCCGCGCACCGGCGCCCATGTGCCGGTCGACCAGAAGAGCGTGCCGTTCTTCAAGACGGGCAAGGAAATGCGCGAGCGGCTGAACCGCGACAACGGCTCGCCCGAGGCCGGCGCGTAA
- the sppA gene encoding signal peptide peptidase SppA, which produces MSLDSDVIVDRRRIRRKLTFWRIMAGLVTIAAIVTAGAIATTSGPAALTPSGSIARVNIEGLIRSDQQRVEALERLEKSSHAAVILHINSPGGTTAGSEQLYDSLVRLKAKKPLVVVVEGLAASGGYITALAADHIVARQSSLVGSIGVLFQFPNFTELMKTVGVKVEEVKSSPLKAAPNGFEPTSPEARAALDALVKDSYAWFRGLVRERRGMDEALLEKVADGRVFTGRQAVELKLVDQLGDEKAAVAWLVAEKKIKKDLPVRDYKLSPQLGDLTFLRTAASIAFDALGLSSIARQIEQAGVAQAVDQLALDGMLALWRPAASN; this is translated from the coding sequence ATGTCGCTCGATTCGGACGTGATCGTCGATCGCCGCAGGATCCGCCGGAAGCTGACGTTCTGGCGCATCATGGCTGGCCTGGTGACGATCGCGGCGATCGTCACCGCCGGTGCAATCGCGACAACGAGCGGGCCGGCTGCCCTGACGCCATCGGGATCGATCGCGCGCGTCAATATCGAAGGGCTGATCCGCAGCGACCAGCAGCGCGTCGAGGCGCTGGAGCGGCTTGAGAAATCGAGCCATGCTGCGGTCATCTTGCACATCAATTCGCCGGGCGGCACCACGGCCGGTTCCGAGCAGCTCTACGACTCGCTGGTGCGGCTGAAGGCCAAGAAGCCGCTGGTCGTGGTGGTGGAGGGGCTGGCCGCCTCCGGCGGCTACATCACGGCGCTGGCCGCCGATCATATCGTCGCCCGGCAGAGCTCGCTGGTCGGTTCGATCGGCGTGCTGTTTCAATTTCCGAATTTTACCGAGCTGATGAAGACCGTGGGCGTCAAGGTCGAGGAGGTGAAATCCTCGCCGCTAAAGGCTGCGCCCAATGGCTTCGAGCCGACCAGTCCTGAAGCGCGCGCTGCGCTCGACGCGCTGGTGAAGGATTCCTATGCCTGGTTCCGCGGCCTGGTGAGGGAGCGGCGCGGCATGGATGAGGCGCTACTGGAAAAAGTTGCGGACGGACGGGTCTTCACCGGCCGCCAGGCGGTCGAACTGAAACTGGTCGATCAGCTCGGCGACGAAAAAGCAGCCGTTGCATGGCTGGTCGCCGAGAAGAAGATCAAGAAAGATCTGCCGGTGCGCGATTACAAGCTGAGTCCGCAGCTTGGCGACCTGACGTTTCTGCGAACGGCGGCTTCCATCGCGTTCGATGCGCTCGGGTTGAGTTCCATTGCACGCCAGATTGAACAGGCCGGCGTCGCACAGGCGGTCGATCAGCTCGCGCTCGATGGCATGCTGGCGTTGTGGCGCCCCGCAGCCTCCAATTGA
- a CDS encoding LapA family protein, which produces MRKFFTALVVIPLGLIFIIFAVANRHFVTVSFDPFNSTDPAIAVSMPLFAVIITVAILGVAAGGMATWFRQRHWRRAARQHEADARRARAETADLRAAAAVSRADQQRLPAPSPYGFYGAAGRDKQGATL; this is translated from the coding sequence ATGCGAAAGTTCTTCACGGCGCTGGTCGTCATTCCCTTAGGGTTGATCTTCATCATTTTCGCAGTCGCCAACCGCCATTTCGTGACGGTATCGTTCGATCCCTTCAATTCGACCGATCCGGCGATCGCGGTGAGCATGCCGCTGTTTGCCGTGATCATCACCGTGGCCATTCTGGGGGTCGCGGCGGGCGGCATGGCGACCTGGTTCCGCCAACGCCACTGGCGCCGTGCGGCGCGCCAGCATGAAGCGGATGCCCGCCGGGCAAGGGCGGAAACGGCTGATTTACGGGCCGCGGCGGCAGTTTCCCGGGCCGACCAGCAGCGGCTTCCGGCACCGTCCCCGTACGGCTTCTATGGGGCCGCCGGGCGAGACAAGCAGGGCGCGACGTTGTAG
- a CDS encoding organic hydroperoxide resistance protein has translation MSVNVLYKTSAKATGGRDGHAATLDGALDVKLATPKELGGGGGAGNNPEQLFAAGYAACFIGAMKFVASQGGPKVPADASVTSTVGIGPRSAGGFGLDIELAVSLPGVPKAEAEALVAKAHQVCPYSNATRGNVDVRLTVV, from the coding sequence ATGTCCGTGAACGTGCTCTACAAGACCAGCGCCAAGGCCACCGGCGGCCGCGATGGCCACGCCGCCACCCTCGACGGCGCACTCGACGTCAAGCTCGCCACCCCGAAAGAGCTCGGCGGCGGCGGTGGCGCCGGCAACAATCCCGAGCAACTGTTCGCGGCCGGTTATGCCGCCTGCTTCATCGGCGCCATGAAATTCGTGGCTTCGCAAGGCGGGCCAAAGGTGCCGGCAGATGCTTCGGTGACCTCCACCGTCGGCATCGGTCCGCGCTCGGCCGGCGGCTTTGGGCTCGATATCGAACTCGCCGTTTCGCTGCCCGGCGTTCCCAAGGCGGAAGCGGAAGCCCTCGTCGCGAAAGCCCATCAGGTGTGCCCTTACTCCAACGCCACGCGCGGCAATGTGGATGTGCGCCTGACGGTCGTCTGA